TGAAATAATAGAATTTTTGGAGAATTCTTTCTTTTTTTTAATAAAGTAGATTTGTAATAATCAAAATAGATCTCGTCCACTGAAAGTGCAGCAAACCTATTCTCTTATATTACTTACCACCTGTATCTCGAGAAACGAAAACAAAAAATGACAATCCATTCTATAGTTTGTACTAAATTACTTAGTACGAACGCACATCTCGGCCGTCGGGTAGCTGCTCACCATTTCAAAGTCTATATCTGTGGTTCCAGAAATGGAATTGCTATTCTCGATTCAGACAAGACACTGATTTGTTTACGAAACGCTTTTCATTTTATAGGATCTCCCATTCGTCAAAAAGGCCGTTCCTTCTTTTTAAAGACCGAGACATTTATTATATATGAGATAATGGAAGAAATGGCGAGCTGTATCAATGATTCTCAATGGAGGATCGGGGCTTTTTTGACCAATTCTTGTTCAAGTCCGAAAAAAATCCGTTCGAGAAAGAAGAAGATCAATTTAGGGTCGAACCAACAACCTGATTGTGTCGTTATTCTGGATGCAGATAGAAAGTCTTCGGTCATACTGGAAGCTGATCGATCACAAATACCTATTGCATCCTTAGTTGATTCTACGATCCCATTGGGATCCTATAAAAGAATCACTTATCCCATTCCAGCGAATGATCCTATACAGTTCGTATATCTATTTCGTCATTCGATCACGAAAACAGTGATTCTTGAACGGGGAAGAATCGTTGCGATGAAGGAGAAGAAAGAACTCATCGATCGACCTTTTCCAAGAAGAATTGGTTTTTTTGATCGGTCGAGTGGTCAAATACCCAGCTAGTGGGACCAGTTTATGGATTGAACAAGAATAGTACGACTTCGGGCTGGGCTGGATGGAACAAGTGCGAGCCTTTGACAATCTTCGTACACAGCAGCCAACGTCCCGGGGCGGGGCGCTCTGACGATGAAGAGAGCAAACAAAGGCGAGTTTGAAATTTGCATTTGTAGTCTTGTTGCACGGTAGAAGAAATTCTATCGTCGCCCTATCTGAAGACGTAAGGCGAGGCCCTGTTTTTGCAATGGAACAGGAGAAAGGGGAGTGTGGCGGGCGGGCACCTTGCGCACAGGCGTCACAATAGAAAAGATAAGATGAATGCAAGAGATAGAAAGGCCTGCGGACCCTATCACGATCTTGATCACGAAACTGATAATCTCTACCATAGGCATCAGACTATGAAGAAGAAATACCAAAGCCAGCAGATGCGAAGCCAGGTGCAAAGCCAAAGCCAAATGGTGCCGACAACAAAAGACCTTGTCAGGTGCTGATCGAACTAATCTACTAATGGTGGTTGATCATATGCTGCTACTTCTGCCTTTTCTAGTGATGGTAAACCAACTGGTTATGCCTTGACGACTGATGCATCCGGCTCTCGATCTAGAGCTACTGGTTCAACAACTGCTATTGGCGGTTGTAGTGGTGCTTCAATAACTTCGTCAATAGCATAGCCTATATCAAAAGCGTCATCGACTGCTGGTGTGGGTTTACTGGTCTTGGCTATGCTTATACCTTGGCTTCTATAGGATCTGTACTTTGATATGCTACTGTTGGTACTCGTACTGTCACCCTCGTATCTGCTGGATATGGATAAAAATCTTTGGTCTATACTGGTTATGCTTAAGGAACTGTAACGTCGTCAACTGGTTCTTCGTTCTTCAACTGGATAAAGGACTAGCTCCGGTAATGCTATTGGTACGGAGGGATCTACTACTGGTTCTTTGACTGGATCAACGTATGGATATGCTTCTTGCTCTGCTCCAGCAACCCTAGCTTATGGTTCAGGTCCCACAAGTGGGTATGTGACTGGTGCGTTCTTTTTACGTATTAGCTACTTATGCTCCTATTGGTGTTGATACTAGGTATGGATCAACTGCTGGGTCTTGATCTAAGACTGGATCTGCTGCTAGGTCTACTGCTTGCTTTGCTCTTGCCATCCTTGCCTCTGTTGCTATTAGGGCTGGTTCTCGATCTGGAACAACTGACTCTAGTACTGGTGCTTGCTTTGCTTATGGCGTATATGGATCACGAAGGTCTGGGTCACGCTCACGAACGTCAGAATCAGGCTCTCGATCACTACTCTCAGAATCTGGATCTCGACCGAAGCAAGCAGTTTGATACCCAGCGGATCCCGCAGAGCCAGTAGCGTAGCTAGAAGTTTTTCCTTTCTTTGTCAGTTGTAGATTCCGTTAAAGATCCAGCAGCAGCAATTGTTTAACTGAGTGATCCAGATGATCCAGTTACAGTGCCAGAGCGAGTAGTGCCATTTCACTTTTCGTATTTTAACGCTTATCACCAAGCAAATGTCTTTCTGTAAACTGACAATTATGCCAACTATAACAGTTCCTTGATTTAGAATGCATTTCCCCCGTCGGGGGGCAGGATCATGTGCACGGAGGGACAGGCGGTCCCTCGCGCTAGTAGAAGGAGAGAGTTTCATTCAGGCTCTCTATCGTCCAACTAGCCCTCCCTCCTGCTTAGTTGTCTACTAGGCGGAAAGCGTGCTCTATTGCCCATCCTCATGGTAGGTTACTTTCTTTCCTCCAATCCTCTCTTGGTGGAATCCTTTGCCTATCACACAGCTCTTTCGCTCTCACTGCGCGTGATCCGCGATCCCCGTTACAAATAAATATTATTTATTTATTTATTAATAAATAAATAAATATTGTAAAGTAAACTACCTAGCATGGAATATAGACATGAAGCAAGAAGCAATTAAGCATTAAAAAGACGCAAGTAAACTAGCAATATAAAAAAAAACTAAGCGATCAAGCATAAAGTGAGTAATTAAGCAAGTTGGAAACCGGTGATTTGGGAGGTAAAAGGGGATTCCTGTTTTGGCTTGAATCCGCTTTCCCCAGTGGAGTCGCCAAGCTGTAAAAGCATAGCGAGCTCGTTAGGGACCCTAAAATAGAAATGGAGTCGCCACCTAAAAAAAAACGGAAAATGAAAAGAATTATATAATGAA
This sequence is a window from Phoenix dactylifera mitochondrion, complete genome. Protein-coding genes within it:
- the rps2 gene encoding ribosomal protein S2; its protein translation is MTIHSIVCTKLLSTNAHLGRRVAAHHFKVYICGSRNGIAILDSDKTLICLRNAFHFIGSPIRQKGRSFFLKTETFIIYEIMEEMASCINDSQWRIGAFLTNSCSSPKKIRSRKKKINLGSNQQPDCVVILDADRKSSVILEADRSQIPIASLVDSTIPLGSYKRITYPIPANDPIQFVYLFRHSITKTVILERGRIVAMKEKKELIDRPFPRRIGFFDRSSGQIPS